The genomic stretch GAGGTTGTGCGCGGCGGCCTTGGTCGCGGAGTGCAGGGTGGCGTCCGCCTGCCCGCGCTGGAGCAGCGACGAGGCGTTGATGACGACCGCGCCGCCGTCCCGCAGCAGCGGCAGCGCGCGCTGGACGGTGAAGAAGACGCCCTTGAAGTTCACGCCGACCGCGCGGTCGAAATCCGCCTCGGTGATCTCTTCGAAAGGGGCCGCGGCGTACATACCGGCGTTGGCGAAGATGATGTCCAGGCGCCCGAAGTGATCCCGTACGGCCCGCACGACGGCGTCGAGGTCGGCGACGGAGGCGGTGTCGGCCCGTACGGCCAGCACCCGGCCGGCGGCCACGCCGGCGACGCCCGTACCGCCGCCGGGGACGCCCGTCGCACCGGCCGCGGCGGCCGGCTCGCCGCCCGTCACCGCCGCTTCCGCCCGCTCCCTCAGATGCGCGGCGGCCGCGTCGAGCCGGCGCTCGTCGCGCCCGCACACCACCACCCGCGCGCCGTCGTCGAGCAGCCGCCGCGCGGCCGCCAGGCCCACGCCGCTGCTGCCGCCGGTGATCAGCGCGACGGTGTCCGCGTCGAACCGGTCCGGTCGGGCGGTCCGCCCGTTTCGAGTCGTCATGGGCCGATCGTGCACCGATGGCCCGGGGGCGGCGCAAGGACCGCCGTACGGAACCGGCGGACCTCAGCCGTACGAGACCCATGCACGCCGGACGAAAACGCCGCCGGGGCGGCACCCCCTGGAAGGAGGGTGCCGCCCCGGCGGTCGAGGACAGGTGATCCGGGAGGATCAGAAGTCCATGTCACCGCCCGGCATGCCGCCCGGAGCACCGGCCGCGGCGGCCTTCTCCGGCTTGTCGGCGATGACGGCCTCGGTGGTCAGGAACAGCGCGGCGATCGACGCGGCGTTCTGCAGCGCGGAACGGGTGACCTTGGCGGGGTCGATGATGCCCTCGGCGATCATGTCGACGTACTCGCCGGTCGCGGCGTTCAGACCGTGGCCGACGGCCAGGTTGCGCACCTTCTCCACCACGACGCCGCCCTCAAGGCCGCCGTTGACGGAGATCTGCTTCAGCGGGGCCTCCAGCGCCAGCTTCACAGCGGCGGCACCGGTGGCCTCGTCGCCCTCCAGCTCCAGCTTCTCGAAGACCGAGGAGGCCTGCAGCAGGGCCACGCCACCGCCGGCGACGATGCCCTCCTCGACGGCCGCCTTCGCGTTGCGCACGGCGTCCTCGATGCGGTGCTTGCGCTCCTTGAGCTCGACCTCGGTGGCGGCACCGGCCTTGATGACGGCCACGCCGCCGGCCAGCTTCGCCAGACGCTCCTGGAGCTTCTCGCGGTCGTAGTCCGAGTCGCTGTTCTCGATCTCGGCGCGGATCTGGTTGACGCGGCCCTGGACCTGGTCGCTGTCACCGGCACCGTCGACGATGGTGGTCTCGTCCTTGGTGATGACGACCTTGCGGGCGCGGCCCAGCAGGTCGAGACCGGCGTTCTCCAGCTTGAGGCCGACCTCCTCGGAGATGACCGTGCCACCGGTGAGGATGGCGATGTCGCCGAGCATGGCCTTGCGGCGGTCGCCGAAGCCCGGGGCCTTGACGGCGACGGACTTGAAGGTGCCGCGGATCTTGTTGACGACCAGGGTCGACAGGGCCTCGCCCTCGACGTCCTCGGCGATGATCAGCAGCGGCTTGCCCGACTGCATGACCTTCTCCAGCAGCGGGAGCAGGTCCTTCACGTTGCTGATCTTGGAGTTGACGATCAGGATGTACGGGTCGTCGAGCGACGCCTCCATACGCTCCATGTCGGTGGCGAAGTACGCCGAGATGTAGCCCTTGTCGAAGCGCATACCCTCGGTGAGCTCCAGTTCCAGACCGAAGGTCTGGGACTCCTCGACGGTGATGACGCCTTCCTTGCCGACCTTGTCCATGGCCTCGGCGATCAGCTCGCCGATCTGGGTGTCGGCGGCGGAGATGGAGGCGGTGGAGGCGATCTGCTCCTTGGTCTCCACGTCCTTCGCCTGCTCCAGCAGGGCGGCGGAGACGGCCTCGACGGCGCGCTCGATACCGCGCTTGAG from Streptomyces albofaciens JCM 4342 encodes the following:
- a CDS encoding SDR family NAD(P)-dependent oxidoreductase; protein product: MTTRNGRTARPDRFDADTVALITGGSSGVGLAAARRLLDDGARVVVCGRDERRLDAAAAHLRERAEAAVTGGEPAAAAGATGVPGGGTGVAGVAAGRVLAVRADTASVADLDAVVRAVRDHFGRLDIIFANAGMYAAAPFEEITEADFDRAVGVNFKGVFFTVQRALPLLRDGGAVVINASSLLQRGQADATLHSATKAAAHNLARTLAAALAGRGIRVNSVSPGYVDTPMFAGSDIDPAEAEKLRAQTAAGRFGHPEEIADAVAFLASGEASYINGQDLVVDGGLHGCAL
- the groL gene encoding chaperonin GroEL (60 kDa chaperone family; promotes refolding of misfolded polypeptides especially under stressful conditions; forms two stacked rings of heptamers to form a barrel-shaped 14mer; ends can be capped by GroES; misfolded proteins enter the barrel where they are refolded when GroES binds), translating into MAKIIAFDEEARRGLERGMNQLADAVKVTLGPKGRNVVLEKKWGAPTITNDGVSIAKEIELEDPYEKIGAELVKEVAKKTDDVAGDGTTTATVLAQALVREGLRNVAAGANPMALKRGIERAVEAVSAALLEQAKDVETKEQIASTASISAADTQIGELIAEAMDKVGKEGVITVEESQTFGLELELTEGMRFDKGYISAYFATDMERMEASLDDPYILIVNSKISNVKDLLPLLEKVMQSGKPLLIIAEDVEGEALSTLVVNKIRGTFKSVAVKAPGFGDRRKAMLGDIAILTGGTVISEEVGLKLENAGLDLLGRARKVVITKDETTIVDGAGDSDQVQGRVNQIRAEIENSDSDYDREKLQERLAKLAGGVAVIKAGAATEVELKERKHRIEDAVRNAKAAVEEGIVAGGGVALLQASSVFEKLELEGDEATGAAAVKLALEAPLKQISVNGGLEGGVVVEKVRNLAVGHGLNAATGEYVDMIAEGIIDPAKVTRSALQNAASIAALFLTTEAVIADKPEKAAAAGAPGGMPGGDMDF